A genomic stretch from Acetobacter ascendens includes:
- the smpB gene encoding SsrA-binding protein SmpB, whose amino-acid sequence MSSKSGKSAKSSMISHGMVAQNRKARFNYNILETIEAGLVLKGAEVKSLRLGRATINEAFASERDGALWLFNSYIPEYQGGVLSRFDTRAPRKLLMHRKEMRKFIGAIAKQGATLVPLNVHFNDRGLAKVTLGLGIGKKSHDKRQSIADRDWQRDKARLIRNKGKGDY is encoded by the coding sequence ATGAGCTCCAAATCTGGAAAATCTGCCAAAAGCTCCATGATTTCTCATGGCATGGTGGCGCAAAACCGTAAGGCGCGCTTCAATTACAATATTCTGGAAACCATTGAAGCTGGCCTTGTGCTGAAAGGTGCCGAGGTTAAGAGCCTACGCCTTGGCCGTGCCACCATTAACGAAGCCTTTGCTAGCGAGCGGGATGGAGCATTATGGCTGTTTAACAGCTATATTCCTGAATATCAGGGGGGCGTTCTCTCTCGCTTTGATACGCGTGCTCCGCGTAAGCTGCTGATGCACCGTAAGGAAATGCGCAAGTTTATAGGTGCTATTGCCAAGCAGGGCGCGACACTTGTGCCTTTGAATGTGCATTTTAATGATAGAGGCTTGGCTAAAGTCACACTCGGCTTAGGCATTGGTAAGAAAAGCCACGACAAACGCCAGAGCATTGCAGACAGAGATTGGCAGCGCGATAAAGCACGCTTAATCCGAAATAAGGGGAAGGGGGACTACTAA
- the dapA gene encoding 4-hydroxy-tetrahydrodipicolinate synthase, giving the protein MSDTFFSGSITALITPMNRDGSLDFVSFEKLVDWQIREGTSALCAVGTTGESPTLSHAEHHAVVERTIKVSAGRVPVIAGVGSNSTSEAIDLAQYAEKAGANAVLVVAPYYNKPTQEGLYRHYMAIADAISIPVILYNIPGRSIVDISVETMARLARHPNIIGVKDATANLLRPLQVRRAVEKRFNQLSGEDGTAVAFLAAGGNGCISVTANVAPALCANVQKAWQEGRAQDAIAIQDKLLPLHDTLFCESNPAPAKYAASLLGLAGETCRLPLAPLTEPSREKVRAALVDVGLLN; this is encoded by the coding sequence ATGTCTGATACCTTTTTCTCCGGGTCCATTACCGCGCTGATTACCCCCATGAACCGGGACGGCAGTCTGGATTTTGTCTCGTTCGAAAAACTGGTGGACTGGCAAATCCGTGAGGGAACATCTGCCCTGTGTGCTGTTGGCACAACAGGGGAAAGCCCAACCCTTTCTCATGCTGAGCACCATGCTGTTGTGGAACGTACCATAAAGGTATCGGCCGGGCGGGTTCCTGTTATTGCTGGGGTAGGCTCAAACAGCACATCCGAAGCCATAGATCTGGCACAGTATGCTGAAAAAGCCGGGGCAAATGCTGTATTGGTGGTAGCGCCTTATTACAACAAGCCCACGCAGGAAGGGCTTTACCGGCATTACATGGCTATTGCGGATGCCATTTCCATTCCGGTTATTCTTTACAATATTCCGGGCCGTTCCATTGTTGATATCAGCGTGGAAACCATGGCGCGTCTGGCACGGCACCCAAACATTATTGGCGTAAAAGATGCCACAGCCAATCTTCTGCGCCCATTGCAGGTACGCCGCGCGGTAGAAAAGCGCTTTAACCAGCTTTCTGGGGAAGATGGCACCGCCGTGGCTTTTCTGGCTGCGGGTGGTAATGGCTGCATTAGCGTAACGGCCAATGTTGCGCCTGCCTTGTGTGCCAATGTGCAAAAGGCGTGGCAGGAAGGCCGCGCGCAGGATGCTATTGCCATTCAGGATAAACTCCTGCCTTTGCATGATACGCTTTTTTGCGAAAGCAATCCGGCACCGGCCAAATACGCCGCCAGCCTGTTAGGGCTTGCTGGTGAAACCTGCCGCCTGCCACTTGCTCCGCTGACCGAACCTTCTCGCGAGAAAGTACGTGCTGCTCTTGTTGATGTCGGGCTACTGAACTGA
- a CDS encoding prephenate dehydratase yields the protein MTQKVIAFQGTPGAYSDLACRNAKPGWKTLPCRTFADAIDAVHQGRADLAMLACENSLAGRVPDIHSLLPASGLQIVGEHFQRVEHCLLAVPGTRMEQVRRVHTHPVALGQIRNLIRDYNLEPVAEFDTAGAAELVALWKKPEEAAVASALAAELYGLEILKKNVEDADHNTTRFYIASRTADRPPVDTSNVMTTLIFSVKNQPGALYKVLGGFATNGVNMTRLESYMSGETFAATRFLLDVDGHPDDIRLSKALAELDFFAQNTTILGVYPQSPFRQHTSQDTPCTMPAHAISG from the coding sequence ATGACACAAAAGGTTATCGCCTTTCAGGGCACACCGGGCGCATATTCAGATCTGGCCTGCCGTAATGCCAAACCGGGGTGGAAAACCCTGCCATGTCGCACTTTTGCCGATGCCATTGATGCCGTGCATCAGGGCCGGGCAGATTTGGCCATGCTAGCGTGCGAAAATAGTCTGGCCGGGCGCGTGCCGGATATTCATTCCTTATTGCCTGCTTCTGGCCTGCAAATTGTGGGAGAGCACTTTCAGAGGGTAGAACACTGCCTGCTGGCTGTACCCGGCACCCGTATGGAACAGGTGCGGCGCGTGCACACACACCCGGTAGCCTTAGGCCAAATCAGAAACCTGATCCGTGATTACAATCTGGAACCAGTAGCTGAGTTTGATACAGCGGGTGCTGCGGAGCTGGTAGCCTTATGGAAAAAACCAGAAGAAGCCGCTGTGGCTTCTGCCTTGGCAGCAGAACTTTACGGTCTGGAAATTCTTAAAAAGAATGTGGAAGACGCAGACCACAACACCACGCGTTTTTACATTGCCTCCCGCACGGCGGATCGTCCGCCGGTAGATACCTCCAATGTGATGACGACACTGATCTTCAGTGTCAAAAACCAACCCGGCGCGTTGTATAAAGTGTTGGGAGGGTTTGCCACCAACGGCGTAAACATGACCCGGCTGGAAAGCTACATGTCTGGTGAAACCTTTGCTGCCACCCGTTTTTTACTGGATGTTGATGGTCACCCAGATGATATACGGCTGAGCAAAGCACTAGCAGAACTTGATTTTTTTGCACAGAACACCACAATTCTAGGTGTCTACCCTCAATCGCCTTTCCGCCAGCATACTTCTCAGGATACGCCGTGCACTATGCCGGCACATGCCATTTCAGGATAA
- a CDS encoding 3-deoxy-manno-octulosonate cytidylyltransferase, which translates to MVSSLVVIPARLASTRLPGKPLADIAGRPMVLRVWDAAMAANIGPVMVAAADQEIYDAVTAAGGTAILTDPNLPSGSDRVWQATQVFDPDGKYDVLLNLQGDLPTFDPQALRAVMDVMANPTYDVGTLVAPVTSDAEKNASSVVKVACDFSGDTQTAPALYFSRQPIPWGNGPLWHHIGVYGWRRAALERFVALPPSGLEKRESLEQLRALESGMRIGCTRLASAPFGVDTPEDLERARRAFGA; encoded by the coding sequence ATGGTTTCTTCTCTTGTTGTCATACCTGCCCGGCTTGCTTCCACACGCCTGCCGGGAAAGCCGCTGGCAGACATTGCTGGCCGCCCTATGGTTCTGCGTGTGTGGGATGCCGCCATGGCCGCCAATATCGGCCCGGTTATGGTGGCTGCGGCGGATCAGGAAATTTATGATGCCGTAACCGCAGCGGGTGGCACCGCGATTCTAACAGACCCTAACTTACCTTCCGGGTCAGACAGAGTATGGCAGGCCACCCAAGTATTTGACCCTGATGGTAAATATGACGTGCTGCTAAACCTACAGGGTGATCTGCCGACATTTGACCCACAGGCCCTACGCGCCGTTATGGATGTTATGGCCAACCCAACTTACGATGTGGGAACGTTGGTTGCACCTGTAACATCAGATGCAGAAAAGAACGCATCTTCCGTGGTGAAAGTCGCCTGTGATTTTTCAGGGGATACGCAAACTGCGCCCGCGCTTTATTTTTCCCGCCAGCCTATTCCGTGGGGCAATGGGCCGCTGTGGCACCATATTGGTGTATACGGGTGGCGTCGGGCTGCTTTGGAGCGATTTGTAGCCCTGCCACCATCTGGCTTGGAAAAGCGTGAAAGTTTGGAACAGCTTCGGGCGTTGGAATCTGGCATGCGTATTGGCTGCACACGCCTTGCATCAGCGCCATTTGGGGTGGATACACCAGAAGATCTGGAACGCGCACGCCGTGCATTTGGAGCATAA
- a CDS encoding c-type cytochrome, with protein sequence MDGRFLNRIAVSTVLSAAVLATCVFAARSTVPDTAPARPAFSLPELEPVPIAPLMTQANVQRGGATVRQVCAQCHALAGGAAENAGPPLAGVAGRGVASCTGYTYSAALRQYAGQHWTDQMLADWLMAPARFAPGTRMSLTGIPDPAQRADVIAFLHTLGGQAAPAQAGCTP encoded by the coding sequence ATGGATGGCAGGTTTCTGAACAGAATAGCGGTTTCCACCGTGCTTAGTGCGGCAGTGCTGGCAACATGTGTGTTTGCTGCACGCAGCACCGTGCCAGATACAGCCCCTGCCCGCCCCGCTTTTTCTTTGCCGGAGTTAGAGCCCGTACCTATTGCTCCGTTAATGACGCAGGCCAATGTGCAGCGTGGTGGTGCAACCGTCAGGCAGGTTTGCGCGCAGTGCCACGCCTTGGCTGGTGGGGCCGCGGAAAACGCCGGGCCGCCGCTAGCCGGTGTTGCTGGGCGTGGTGTGGCATCATGCACTGGCTACACCTATTCTGCGGCGTTACGGCAGTATGCAGGCCAGCATTGGACAGACCAGATGCTAGCGGATTGGCTTATGGCCCCTGCCCGCTTTGCGCCCGGTACACGTATGTCTCTCACTGGTATACCAGATCCCGCCCAACGGGCGGATGTTATTGCATTTCTTCACACTCTCGGCGGGCAGGCTGCGCCCGCACAGGCAGGATGCACACCATGA
- a CDS encoding inositol monophosphatase family protein, with protein sequence MTHSEELGLFTDVATMMADAARTVVRPWFRRDVAVDDKKDASPVTIADRSAERVMRAILAERLPDHGVFGEEFGHENPEAPWQWLLDPVDGTRAFVTGRPMFGTLIALCHHGVPVLGLLDQPVLNERWLGVKGQPTQFSSPLGGRPATRQNVALEAAEMSCTSPEMLELAPHTGWKTLKACAKRMTWGGDCYAYGLLALGQIDLIAECDMNPWDWAALVPVIEGAGGVITAWDGTPLRMDGDRTVLAAGSASLHQQAVATLQADR encoded by the coding sequence ATGACACATTCGGAAGAACTCGGCCTTTTTACAGATGTCGCCACCATGATGGCAGATGCCGCCCGCACGGTTGTGCGTCCGTGGTTCCGACGAGATGTGGCGGTGGATGATAAAAAGGATGCAAGCCCTGTAACCATTGCAGACCGCAGTGCAGAACGTGTGATGCGCGCCATTCTGGCTGAACGCCTGCCTGATCACGGCGTGTTTGGTGAAGAATTCGGCCACGAAAACCCAGAGGCTCCGTGGCAATGGCTGCTGGACCCGGTGGATGGCACGCGGGCTTTTGTAACGGGGCGCCCCATGTTTGGGACGTTGATTGCCCTTTGCCATCATGGTGTGCCGGTGCTGGGGCTGTTGGATCAGCCGGTGCTGAATGAACGCTGGTTGGGTGTGAAAGGTCAGCCTACGCAGTTTTCATCACCGTTGGGCGGTCGGCCTGCCACACGCCAGAACGTGGCGCTGGAAGCTGCAGAAATGTCCTGCACATCCCCCGAAATGCTGGAACTAGCCCCCCACACTGGCTGGAAAACCCTGAAAGCCTGCGCCAAGCGCATGACATGGGGCGGAGATTGCTACGCCTATGGCCTGCTGGCTTTGGGGCAGATTGATCTGATAGCCGAATGTGACATGAATCCGTGGGATTGGGCTGCCCTTGTGCCCGTTATTGAAGGCGCAGGTGGTGTGATAACAGCATGGGATGGCACCCCCTTACGGATGGATGGAGATCGCACGGTTCTGGCCGCTGGCTCGGCCTCCCTGCATCAGCAAGCCGTGGCAACCTTGCAGGCAGATCGCTAG
- the serA gene encoding phosphoglycerate dehydrogenase has translation MSTSTHLSLPKDKIRILLLEGIHDSAVALLKASGYENVVRHKGALEGDVLKEALEGVHIVGIRSRTQLTKEVLDGADRLMAIGCFCIGTNQVDLEAARMNGIPVFNAPYSNTRSVAELVMGEIVMLMRRIFPRSVECHEGKWSKSAHNSWEVRGKTLGIVGYGSIGSQLSVLAEAFGMRVVYYDVVDKLGHGNALPVETLEDLLAQSDVVSLHVPQLPTTKNLMGEAQIKAMKKGSFLINNARGNVVDLDALAEALKSGHLLGAAIDVYPKEPKGPNDKLETPVQGLDNVILSPHVGGSTVEAQERIGVEVARKLVEYSDVGSTFGSVNFPGVQLPQSPRGTRFMHAHRNVPGMMMRLNEIFMNADCNVTAQFLQTDGEIGYVVIEADTGGNTELDDRLLQDLRGMEGTIRARLIYKGK, from the coding sequence ATGAGCACAAGCACGCACCTGTCTCTCCCCAAGGACAAGATCCGCATTCTGCTGCTGGAGGGTATCCACGATAGTGCCGTCGCCCTTCTTAAAGCCAGCGGGTATGAAAACGTTGTGCGTCATAAAGGCGCGCTGGAGGGCGATGTCCTTAAAGAGGCGTTGGAAGGTGTGCATATTGTTGGCATTCGTTCCCGCACGCAGCTGACAAAGGAAGTGCTGGATGGCGCAGACCGGCTTATGGCCATTGGCTGCTTTTGCATCGGCACCAATCAGGTTGATCTTGAAGCCGCGCGTATGAACGGTATTCCCGTTTTTAACGCACCTTACAGCAACACACGTTCCGTGGCGGAACTGGTGATGGGCGAAATTGTTATGCTCATGCGCCGCATTTTCCCACGCTCTGTGGAATGCCATGAAGGTAAGTGGTCCAAATCCGCCCATAATAGTTGGGAAGTACGCGGTAAAACGCTGGGTATTGTAGGTTATGGCTCCATTGGCTCCCAGCTTTCTGTGCTAGCAGAAGCTTTTGGCATGCGCGTGGTGTATTACGATGTGGTGGACAAGCTAGGCCACGGGAATGCGCTGCCGGTAGAAACGCTGGAAGACCTGCTGGCGCAGAGCGATGTTGTGAGTCTGCACGTTCCGCAGTTGCCCACAACCAAGAACCTGATGGGTGAAGCCCAGATCAAGGCGATGAAGAAAGGTTCTTTCCTCATCAACAATGCACGCGGCAATGTGGTTGATCTAGATGCGCTGGCAGAAGCACTGAAAAGCGGCCATCTGCTGGGTGCGGCTATTGATGTGTATCCCAAGGAACCCAAAGGCCCGAACGACAAGTTGGAAACACCTGTGCAGGGGCTGGATAACGTTATCCTTTCTCCACACGTTGGTGGCTCTACCGTGGAAGCGCAGGAACGCATTGGCGTGGAAGTGGCGCGCAAGCTGGTGGAATACTCCGATGTGGGTTCCACCTTTGGCTCCGTGAACTTCCCCGGCGTGCAGTTGCCGCAAAGCCCACGCGGCACCCGCTTTATGCACGCGCACCGCAATGTGCCTGGCATGATGATGCGCCTGAACGAAATCTTCATGAATGCAGATTGCAACGTTACGGCACAGTTCCTGCAGACGGATGGAGAAATCGGTTACGTGGTGATTGAAGCCGATACCGGCGGCAACACGGAACTGGATGATCGTCTTCTTCAGGACTTGCGTGGCATGGAAGGCACAATCCGCGCACGCCTGATTTACAAAGGTAAATAA
- a CDS encoding IS5 family transposase (programmed frameshift), with product MRRYSLRDDQWERIKDLLPGREGYVGGTAVNNRLFVEAVLYRYRAGIPWRDLPARFGDWKNVHRRLRRWCESGVIERIFRYLAADYDNEYMMIDSTIVRAHQHSAGALKKGARNQAIGRSRGGLTTKIHAICDALGNPVELGITPGQDADITQAEPLLENIEPDAFLADKAYDADRLIDRLIQRGITPVIPPKRNRTTRRKTDFSLYRERNLVERFFNKLKQFRAIATRYDKLKSTFLAAVQFASIIILLN from the exons ATGCGGCGCTATAGTTTACGCGATGACCAGTGGGAGCGGATAAAGGATCTTCTTCCTGGTCGAGAAGGCTATGTCGGCGGCACTGCGGTGAACAACCGTCTGTTCGTGGAGGCGGTGCTGTATCGCTATCGCGCGGGTATTCCATGGCGCGACCTTCCTGCCCGTTTCGGTGACTGGAAAAACGTGCACCGGCGTCTGCGCCGCTGGTGTGAAAGCGGCGTCATCGAACGGATATTTCGTTATCTGGCCGCTGATTACGACAACGAATACATGATGATCGACAGCACAATTGTCCGAGCGCATCAGCATAGTGCCGGAGCTCTCAAAAAAGGGGCACGGA ATCAGGCCATCGGACGATCACGAGGCGGGCTAACTACAAAGATCCATGCCATCTGCGACGCTCTGGGCAATCCAGTGGAACTCGGCATCACACCGGGACAGGATGCCGATATCACCCAGGCAGAACCACTTCTGGAAAACATCGAACCGGATGCTTTCCTTGCTGACAAGGCGTATGACGCGGACAGGTTGATCGATCGGCTGATACAGCGCGGGATTACCCCGGTCATCCCGCCAAAACGCAACAGAACGACACGACGGAAAACCGATTTTTCTCTCTACCGCGAACGGAACCTTGTTGAGAGGTTCTTCAATAAACTCAAGCAGTTTCGCGCTATCGCAACCCGCTACGATAAACTGAAATCGACCTTCCTCGCAGCCGTGCAGTTCGCCTCAATCATCATCCTGCTTAACTGA
- a CDS encoding IS1182 family transposase yields MSSFIPFDRSQPYLLPPDLKSWLPADDMAHFIVAAVERVPMSAFCVPVRTGGKAQYHPRLMLALLIFSYANGLFSSRRIERATYRDIGVRFVAANLHPDHDTIATFRRTNRTAIEAAFAQVLLLAREAGLLRLGVVSIDGTKIDADASKYRSLRYDRIRALREQLAVDIAKLMDQAEHADATDRDPQALPEELARRETLKAKLDEACARLEADAKAQAEAARPAYEKKKAVYDAKTGRRGRAPKPPDDEPPPDRQISLTDPDSRLMRRSDAHEFRQAYNAQAVVCAEGSQLIVTTDVVATSADAPSFADTVLSMEDTIGLPEKVLADTGYASGQAVRKLQEKGIDPLVAIGRPCARRPYDFRPHPEAKEPRRITEPWRLAMKARLETTEAGDVYRLRKQTVEPVFGIIKSIMGFRRFSLRSLAKVTTEWTLVALAYNCKRMARLQAA; encoded by the coding sequence ATGAGCAGCTTCATCCCGTTTGACCGGTCTCAGCCGTATCTTCTGCCTCCTGATCTGAAGTCGTGGCTTCCTGCTGACGATATGGCGCATTTCATTGTAGCCGCCGTTGAGCGGGTTCCGATGAGTGCGTTCTGCGTGCCAGTGCGCACGGGTGGCAAGGCACAGTACCATCCGCGTCTGATGTTGGCCCTTCTGATCTTCAGCTATGCGAACGGGTTGTTTTCCTCACGCCGGATCGAGCGGGCGACATATCGCGACATCGGGGTACGCTTCGTGGCGGCGAACCTGCATCCGGATCATGATACGATTGCGACCTTCCGCCGGACGAACCGGACAGCCATTGAAGCTGCATTTGCGCAGGTTCTGCTTCTGGCGCGCGAGGCGGGTCTGCTGCGTCTGGGTGTAGTATCGATCGACGGCACGAAAATTGATGCCGACGCTTCGAAATACCGTTCCCTGCGCTACGACCGGATCAGGGCGCTGCGCGAACAGCTGGCGGTGGATATCGCGAAACTGATGGACCAGGCGGAGCACGCGGATGCCACAGACAGAGATCCGCAGGCCCTGCCAGAAGAGCTTGCCCGACGGGAAACGCTGAAAGCGAAGCTGGACGAAGCCTGCGCCCGGCTGGAAGCAGATGCGAAGGCGCAGGCCGAGGCGGCGCGACCGGCATACGAGAAAAAGAAGGCGGTGTATGACGCAAAAACAGGGCGTCGCGGCCGGGCGCCCAAACCGCCCGATGATGAACCACCACCCGACCGGCAGATCAGTCTGACCGATCCCGACAGCCGCCTCATGCGGCGTTCGGACGCTCACGAGTTCCGGCAGGCTTACAATGCCCAGGCCGTGGTCTGCGCCGAAGGCAGTCAGTTGATCGTGACAACCGACGTTGTCGCCACGTCAGCGGATGCGCCATCCTTTGCCGACACGGTGCTGTCGATGGAAGACACAATCGGTCTCCCGGAGAAGGTGCTTGCCGACACCGGTTACGCCAGCGGACAGGCGGTCCGGAAACTGCAGGAAAAGGGCATTGATCCGCTGGTCGCCATTGGACGGCCCTGTGCCCGCAGGCCTTACGACTTCCGACCCCATCCCGAAGCAAAGGAGCCACGCCGGATAACCGAACCCTGGCGGCTCGCCATGAAGGCGAGACTGGAAACCACAGAAGCCGGAGATGTTTACAGACTACGAAAACAGACCGTGGAGCCGGTCTTTGGAATTATCAAAAGCATCATGGGCTTCAGAAGGTTCAGTCTGCGCAGCCTTGCAAAAGTCACGACCGAATGGACACTCGTCGCTCTCGCATACAACTGCAAAAGAATGGCACGGCTTCAGGCGGCATAA
- the metC gene encoding cystathionine beta-lyase — translation MTDENRVSAGWLKLASSLSHVARPQATEAGTYVNLPLERGSTVVFPSLDAMQQTGRKRYEHVSIYGAMGSPTQHELEKAIATIEGGTDTQIVCSGLAACTTPLLAFLKAGDHCLLADNVYGPTRRFAENMLKRFGVEISYFPPCADAATITALMRPNTRVVFTESPGSHTFEVQDVAMLAEIAHAHGALLFFDNTWGFGIFAPFKHGVDVSIQALTKYPAGHSDVIAGAVTVADTRLWHTLRDAAIQMGQVAGPDECWLTLRGLRTMGVRLAQQAKSALHIAKWLQTRPEVARVLHPALPECPGHTYWKRDFTGAGSLFGVVLKADYTVQDMQRMIDALKMYGIGASWGGYESLILPTTGGIPRSSESPVQDGPAFRLQIGLESPDDLIADLEQGLQLLTSK, via the coding sequence ATGACAGACGAAAACAGGGTTTCCGCCGGCTGGCTTAAACTTGCATCTTCCCTCAGCCATGTTGCCCGCCCACAAGCAACAGAGGCAGGAACCTACGTAAACCTGCCATTGGAACGTGGCTCTACCGTTGTGTTTCCATCTTTGGATGCCATGCAACAAACCGGCCGCAAGCGGTATGAGCATGTCAGCATTTATGGAGCCATGGGCTCGCCCACCCAGCATGAGTTGGAAAAGGCCATTGCCACCATAGAAGGTGGTACGGACACACAAATTGTCTGTTCTGGCCTAGCAGCCTGCACCACGCCGCTTCTGGCTTTTTTAAAAGCAGGAGACCACTGCCTGCTGGCAGATAACGTATATGGGCCCACCCGGCGCTTTGCAGAAAACATGCTCAAGCGCTTTGGAGTGGAAATTTCCTATTTTCCACCCTGTGCTGATGCCGCAACCATAACGGCCCTGATGCGACCCAATACGCGGGTTGTATTTACAGAAAGTCCCGGCAGCCACACGTTTGAGGTACAGGATGTTGCCATGCTGGCAGAAATTGCCCATGCGCATGGTGCCTTGCTGTTTTTTGATAACACATGGGGCTTTGGTATTTTTGCGCCATTCAAACATGGCGTGGATGTTTCTATTCAGGCACTTACAAAATACCCAGCAGGCCATTCTGATGTAATTGCTGGCGCCGTTACTGTTGCCGATACACGCCTATGGCATACATTGCGCGATGCCGCCATTCAGATGGGGCAGGTGGCTGGGCCTGATGAATGTTGGCTTACGCTGCGTGGCCTGCGCACTATGGGCGTACGGTTGGCGCAACAGGCAAAATCTGCCCTACATATTGCCAAATGGCTGCAAACTCGGCCGGAAGTGGCCCGCGTACTACACCCAGCCTTACCAGAATGCCCCGGCCATACGTATTGGAAGCGTGATTTTACCGGAGCAGGCAGCCTGTTTGGTGTTGTGCTGAAAGCCGATTACACAGTGCAGGACATGCAACGTATGATTGATGCCCTAAAGATGTATGGCATTGGCGCATCTTGGGGAGGGTATGAAAGCCTTATTCTTCCTACCACAGGAGGCATTCCCCGCAGCAGTGAATCCCCTGTGCAGGATGGTCCAGCTTTCCGCCTTCAGATTGGGCTGGAAAGCCCGGATGATCTGATTGCTGATCTGGAACAAGGCTTACAATTACTAACCAGTAAGTAA
- a CDS encoding sulfurtransferase: protein MTHHDVLFASQTGLCDLCGRIFKITMGQAADMSPLISTQKLAEMVGTSGLHLLDATALLPGETFNPQQNFAAAHIPGSRYFDIELFSDPESALPHTVPSAARFSHLFGRLGITTQDTVVFYDQGNVASACRGWWLTRLFGHERSFILDGGLPAWVRDGHPTEAAAPTAALPAPYQPRTCYRHIVGLGDMLDIVKHGTRPILDARSAARFYGETPEPRPNVASGHMPGARNMPYKNLLNTKGQFLPPEQLCALFAQAGITESDAPITTCGSGMTAAVLTAGLTIAGLNIGALYDGSWAEWGSFPNAPVTVERTA, encoded by the coding sequence ATGACGCACCATGATGTTTTGTTTGCCAGCCAGACGGGGCTGTGTGATCTTTGCGGCAGAATATTCAAAATAACAATGGGTCAGGCAGCCGATATGTCACCTCTTATTTCCACTCAAAAACTGGCCGAAATGGTTGGCACATCCGGCCTGCATCTGCTGGATGCAACCGCTTTGCTGCCCGGAGAAACCTTTAACCCGCAGCAAAATTTTGCCGCAGCGCATATTCCCGGCAGCCGGTATTTTGATATCGAGCTGTTTTCTGACCCAGAAAGCGCATTGCCGCATACAGTCCCCTCTGCCGCGCGGTTTAGCCACCTGTTTGGCAGGCTGGGCATAACAACGCAGGACACCGTGGTTTTTTATGATCAGGGCAATGTTGCATCGGCTTGCCGCGGGTGGTGGTTAACGCGCCTGTTTGGGCATGAACGCAGCTTTATTCTTGATGGTGGATTACCCGCATGGGTGCGTGATGGGCACCCAACAGAAGCGGCTGCTCCTACTGCGGCGTTGCCAGCACCTTATCAGCCACGCACATGCTATAGGCATATTGTTGGTTTGGGGGACATGCTGGATATTGTAAAACACGGCACACGCCCCATTCTGGATGCCCGCAGCGCTGCCCGTTTTTATGGTGAAACGCCAGAACCTCGGCCTAATGTTGCCTCAGGCCACATGCCGGGTGCGCGTAATATGCCTTATAAAAACCTGCTGAATACAAAAGGGCAGTTTTTGCCCCCTGAACAGTTGTGCGCTCTCTTTGCACAAGCAGGCATTACGGAATCTGATGCCCCCATAACCACCTGCGGTTCCGGCATGACCGCAGCAGTGCTCACAGCAGGTCTGACTATTGCTGGGCTTAATATAGGTGCCTTGTATGATGGATCCTGGGCAGAATGGGGCAGTTTTCCCAATGCGCCCGTAACAGTGGAACGCACAGCATGA